In a single window of the Tribolium castaneum strain GA2 chromosome 8, icTriCast1.1, whole genome shotgun sequence genome:
- the LOC655368 gene encoding uncharacterized protein LOC655368, with translation MDVQSIPFLSEVVPLDPSSSIQEHKVRRLTAAGENYGSLMLSVDITVKSPEGTREINAVAKMVPPNEYIQKVFNTQVTFRNEIAFYREIVPTLRRFQQEQGMANAIDFFPKYLGSRLNRDNSDRVDSDGILLLENLKMAGYANLERTVGFDLEVAKVVVKDLAHLHAVPLGLKLQKPDVFEKKVKKYLSPFHPDDDEKIVEKMCNLVCSLDTCQKYHERAKSALWKMRDRNTTIREPFATLVHDDCWVNNTMVKIQPGEVPKNKFVDFQICNYGSPAKDLLFLLFSSVQNDVIRSECDNLIRLYHGTFVDVLRQLKCDTEPFSFEKFEQEIKFEALNTQFGHVVFMLTPIFAPKGSVKELDEFSPEAFAEMVGSFASDLHKEKLALVVNEFGKRNWI, from the coding sequence ATGGACGTGCAATCAATCCCGTTCCTCTCCGAAGTGGTCCCTCTGGACCCTTCCTCCAGCATCCAGGAGCACAAAGTGCGCCGTTTAACCGCAGCTGGCGAAAACTACGGCAGTCTGATGCTCAGTGTGGACATCACAGTCAAAAGTCCCGAGGGAACACGCGAAATAAACGCCGTAGCCAAAATGGTGCCACCCAACGAATACATCCAGAAGGTCTTCAACACCCAGGTGACCTTCCGGAACGAAATCGCCTTCTACAGGGAGATAGTGCCGACATTGCGACGCTTCCAACAGGAGCAAGGCATGGCTAACGCGATCGACTTCTTCCCGAAATATTTAGGGAGTCGCTTGAATCGGGATAATTCGGATCGGGTCGACTCGGACGGCATTTTGTTGCTTGAGAACCTCAAAATGGCGGGCTACGCCAACTTGGAGCGCACGGTAGGGTTCGACCTTGAGGTTGCTAAGGTGGTTGTCAAGGACTTGGCGCATTTGCATGCCGTTCCGTTGGGccttaaattacaaaaaccagacgtttttgaaaaaaaagtcaaaaaatatctATCGCCCTTTCATCCAGACGATGACGAAAAAATTGTGgaaaaaatgtgcaatttGGTTTGTAGTCTTGACACTTGTCAAAAATACCACGAAAGGGCCAAATCGGCTCTTTGGAAAATGCGGGACAGAAATACAACAATCAGAGAGCCCTTTGCAACTTTGGTGCATGATGATTGTTGGGTCAACAACACCATGGTGAAGATCCAGCCGGGGGAAGTccccaaaaataaattcgttGATTTCCAAATTTGCAACTACGGGTCACCAGCCAAGGATTTGCTCTTTTTGCTATTCTCCAGTGTTCAAAATGATGTGATTAGGAGCGAGTGTGATAATTTGATCAGACTGTATCATGGGACGTTTGTTGACGTTTTGAGACAGCTCAAGTGTGACACTGAACCGttcagttttgaaaaattcgagCAAGAGATCAAGTTTGAAGCGTTAAATACGCAATTTGGACACGTTGTCTTTATGTTAACGCCGATTTTTGCCCCAAAAGGCAGTGTGAAAGAACTGGACGAGTTTTCACCAGAGGCGTTTGCGGAAATGGTCGGTTCGTTTGCTTCCGATTTGCATAAGGAGAAGTTGGCGTTGGTTGTGAACGAATTTGGCAAAAGAAActggatttaa
- the LOC655281 gene encoding uncharacterized protein LOC655281 encodes MTETITIKNFSSLLSLPPSKKLKECKIARLTAPGENYGSLMLKVDVTLTTTSGGSETLHLVAKMVPPNPDIQEIFNTSVTFRNEIEFYRKIVPALRNFQKKFGPEVVNFFPKYFGSRLNLTGSDHVDPDAVLLLDNLKIANYVGLDRCAGLDISVTRLILRNLATLHAVPIGLKLQQPEVFASEVRPFLSPWLPKREMHDKYRAAIAKMAAEIPEIAHLTQRILDGFDRELIPEVPREPFATIAHNDCWASNSLVKFESGEAVDCKLVDYQVCGYGSPARDVIFFLFSSVGIEGLEQLEHLLKFYHDCFISTLKKVGCDVGRFGFEEFGKELDFEARNSQFGHVAFMLFVVFTDKTLIKEIKEFSVDNIIAGAGSEEHKRKFAFVVEEFAKRNWI; translated from the coding sequence ATGACTGAAACAATCACGATCAAAAACTTCTCCTCCTTACTATCACTTCCACCGTCAAAAAAACTCAAGGAATGTAAAATCGCGCGTCTCACAGCTCCGGGTGAAAACTACGGAAGTTTAATGCTAAAGGTGGACGTAACCCTGACCACAACTTCCGGCGGAAGTGAAACCCTCCATCTTGTCGCCAAAATGGTGCCGCCGAACCCCGACATCCAGGAAATCTTCAACACTTCGGTCACTTTCCGCAACGAAATCGAATTCTACCGAAAAATCGTGCCCGCCTTACgcaactttcaaaaaaaatttggaccGGAAGTCGTCAACTTCTTCCCGAAATATTTCGGAAGTCGGCTTAACCTCACCGGAAGTGACCACGTGGACCCCGACGCCGTCCTCCTATTGGACAATTTGAAAATCGCAAACTATGTCGGACTGGACCGATGTGCTGGACTCGACATTTCCGTGACTCGCCTAATTTTGCGAAACTTGGCAACACTGCACGCCGTCCCCATTGGCTTAAAACTGCAACAACCGGAAGTCTTCGCTTCGGAAGTGCGCCCATTTCTATCACCATGGTTACCAAAGCGCGAAATGCACGACAAGTATCGCGCCGCCATTGCCAAAATGGCGGCCGAAATTCCCGAAATCGCCCACTTGACGCAGCGAATCCTTGACGGGTTCGACCGGGAACTTATCCCGGAAGTCCCGCGGGAACCGTTCGCCACCATAGCCCACAACGATTGCTGGGCTAGCAACAGTTTGGTGAAATTCGAGTCAGGGGAGGCTGTGGATTGCAAACTCGTTGATTATCAAGTGTGCGGTTACGGATCGCCGGCTCGTGACGTCATTTTCTTCCTTTTTTCAAGTGTAGGGATTGAGGGTTTGGAACAGTTGGAACACCTCCTTAAGTTTTACCACGATTGTTTCATCTCCACTCTCAAGAAAGTTGGCTGTGATGTTGGGCGGTTTGGTTTTGAGGAGTTTGGCAAGGAGTTGGATTTTGAGGCGAGGAATTCGCAGTTTGGGCACGTGGCTTTTATGCTTTTCGTTGTTTTCACCGATAAAACCTTGATTAAGGAGATTAAGGAGTTTTCCGTTGATAATATCATAGCAGGCGCTGGGAGCGAGGAGCATAAGAGGAAGTTTGCGTTTGTTGTGGAGGAGTTTGCTAAAAGGAATTGGATTTGA